A genome region from Camelina sativa cultivar DH55 chromosome 10, Cs, whole genome shotgun sequence includes the following:
- the LOC109127044 gene encoding defensin-like protein 82, with translation MATKKFSATILPLFMIYTLVLLPITSGITGKRKCQDWRYGCSSRVACNAKCLSLGYKGGDCVTFAFPVCCCKINLEFQDDSPTSSPIMTD, from the exons ATGGCTACGAAGAAATTTTCAGCTACTATATTACCTTTGTTTATGATATATACTCTCGTGCTATTGCCCATAACATCAGGT atAACAGGAAAACGGAAATGTCAGGATTGGAGATATGGATGTAGCAGCAGAGTTGCATGTAATGCAAAGTGCTTATCTCTCGGTTACAAAGGAGGAGACTGTGTAACATTTGCTTTTCCTGTTTGTTGCTGCAAAATCAATTTGGAATTTCAAGATGATTCTCCTACTTCTAGTCCGATCATGACAGATTAA
- the LOC104719222 gene encoding putative chloride channel-like protein CLC-g — protein sequence MSNSTTEDSVAVPLLSSLRRATNSTSQVAIVGSDVCPIESLDYEIAENDFFKQDWRGRSKVEIFQYVVMKWLLCFCIGIIVSLIGFANNLAVENLAGIKFVFTSNMMIAGRFGMGFVVFTATNLVLTLFASVITAFVAPAAAGSGIPEVKAYLNGVDAPDIFSLRTLVVKIIGNISAVSASLLIGKAGPMVHTGACVASILGQGGSKRYGLNWRWLRFFKNDRDRRDLVTCGSAAGIAASFRAPVGGVLFALEEMSSWWRSALLWRIFFSTAVVAIVLRALIDVCLSGKCGLFGKGGLIMFDVYSENASYHLGDVLPVLLLGVVGGILGSLYNFLLDKVLRAYNYIYEKGVAWKILLACAISIFTSCLLFGLPFLASCQPCPADALEECPTIGRSGNFKKYQCPPGHYNDLASLIFNTNDDAIKNLFSKNTDFEFHYFSVLLFFVTCFFLSIFSYGIVAPAGLFVPVIVTGASYGRFVGMLLGSNSNLNHGLFAVLGAASFLGGTMRMTVSTCVILLELTNNLLLLPMMMVVLLISKTVADGFNANIYNLIMKLKGFPYLYSHAEPYMRQLLVGDVVTGPLQVFNGIEKVETILHVLKTTNHNGFPVIDGPPLAAAPVLYGLILRAHILTLLKKRVFLSSPMACDSNTLAQFKAGEFAKKGSGRGDKIEDVELSEEELNMYLDLHPFSNASPYTVVETMSLAKALVLFREVGIRHLLVIPKTSNRPPVVGILTRHDFMPEHILGLHPSQSRSRWKRLRIRLRLPFLS from the exons ATGTCGAACTCCACTACGGAGGACTCCGTCGCCGTTCCGTTGCTTTCCTCCCTCCGCCGCGCTACTAACTCTACTTCTCAAGTCGCAATCGTCGGCTCCGACGTCTGTCCCATCGAAAGCCTCGATTACGA GATCGCGGAGAATGATTTCTTCAAACAAGATTGGAGAGGTCGTAGTAAGGTTGAGATTTTCCAATACGTGGTTATGAAGTGGCTGCTGTGTTTTTGTATCGGTATCATTGTAAGTCTCATCGGATTTGCTAACAATCTCGCCGTTGAGAATCTCGCCGGTATTAAGTTCGTCTTTACTTCTAACATGATGATAGCCGGAAG GTTCGGTATGGGATTTGTTGTTTTCACTGCTACAAACCTGGTTCTTACTCTCTTTGCGTCGGTCATCACCGCTTTTGTTGCGCCTGCCGCGGCAGGTTCCGGTATACCAGAAGTTAAGGCCTATTTGaacggtgttgatgctccagatATATTCTCACTTCGCACTTTGGTCGTTAAG ATCATTGGGAACATATCTGCAGTGTCGGCGTCTCTTCTCATTGGTAAGGCAGGGCCTATGGTGCACACTGGTGCTTGTGTTGCATCTATACTTGGTCAGGGCGGCTCCAAAAGATATGGACTGAACTGGAGATGgctcagattttttaaaaatgatagaGACCGAAGAGATCTTGTCACTTGTGGGTCAGCTGCTGGTATTGCTGCCTCGTTTCGTGCTCCAGTTGGTGGTGTATTGTTCGCCCTTGAGGAGATGTCATCTTG GTGGAGGAGTGCACTTTTATGGAGAATATTCTTTTCAACGGCTGTTGTGGCAATTGTCCTCAGGGCTCTAATCGATGTGTGTTTAAGTGGAAAATGCGGGTTATTTGGTAAAGGAGGCCTTATAATGTTTGATGTCTATTCAGAAAATGCGTCTTATCACTTGGGGGATGTACTTCCTGTTCTTCTCCTTGGAGTTGTCGGTGGTATCCTAGGAAGCCTTTACAACTTTCTACTGGATAAGGTGTTGCGGGCTTACAACTACATATATGA GAAAGGGGTTGCTTGGAAAATCCTCCTAGCTTGTGCGATATCAATTTTCACATCCTGTCTACTTTTTGGATTACCATTTCTTGCATCATGCCAACCTTGCCCTGCTGATGCCTTAGAAGAGTGCCCTACAATTGGCCGGTCTGGCAACTTCAAGAAATACCAATGCCCCCCTGGTCACTACAATGATCTAGCTAGCCTCATTTTCAACACAAATGATGATGCTATCAAAAACCTTTTCAGCAAAAACACTGACTTCGAGTTTCATTATTTCTCAGTTCTCCTATTTTTTGTCACCTGCTTCTTCCTCAGTATCTTTAGCTATGGCATTGTTGCTCCAGCAGGGCTCTTTGTACCCGTTATCGTAACAGGAGCATCGTATGGACGGTTTGTAGGGATGCTGCTTGGTTCAAACTCAAATCTTAATCATGGTCTGTTTGCTGTGCTGGGTGCTGCCTCCTTTCTTGGTGGAACAATGAGGATGACAGTTTCCACGTGTGTTATTCTCCTAGAGCTGACCAACAATCTGTTATTACTACCTATGATGATGGTGGTCCTTCTGATTTCAAAAACAGTTGCCGATGGTTTCAATGCTAACATCTATAACCTCATCATGAAGTTAAAAGGGTTTCCCTACCTCTATAGCCATGCAGAGCCTTACATGAGGCAGCTTCTAGTTGGTGATGTAGTCACAGGCCCACTTCAAGTCTTCAATGGCATCGAGAAAGTCGAAACTATTCTACATGTTCTCAAAACCACCAATCACAATGGCTTCCCTGTGATTGATGGGCCACCACTCGCTGCAGCTCCTGTTCTATACGGTTTAATCCTCCGGGCTCATATTCTGACTCTGCTAAAGAAACGGGTATTCTTGTCTAGTCCGATGGCTTGTGACTCCAATACCCTTGCCCAGTTCAAGGCTGGTGAATTTGCTAAGAAGGGTTCTGGGAGGGGTGATAAAATAGAAGATGTGGAACTAAGCGAGGAAGAATTGAATATGTATTTGGATTTACATCCGTTCTCTAATGCCTCGCCTTACACTGTTGTCGAGACAATGTCACTTGCGAAGGCCCTTGTCCTCTTCCGTGAAGTTGGGATAAGGCACTTACTGGTCATACCAAAAACCTCCAAT AGACCTCCAGTGGTAGGTATATTGACCCGGCATGACTTCATGCCGGAACATATACTAGGCCTGCATCCGTCCCAGTCTCGGAGCAGGTGGAAAAGGCTTCGGATTCGGCTTCGGCTTCCTTTCCTCTCATGA
- the LOC104719223 gene encoding bifunctional purple acid phosphatase 26 — protein MMNHLLILSVFLSSALFYGGDAGITSSFIRSEWPAVDIPLDHHVFKVPKGYNAPQQVHITQGDYDGKAVIVSWVTPDEPGSGKVHYGTVQGKYEFTAEGTYSNYTFYKYKSGFVHHCLVSGLEYDTKYYYKIESGESSREFWFVTPPHVHPDASYKFGIIGDMGQTFNSLSTLEHYMQSGAQAVLFLGDLSYADRYQYNDVGVRWDSWGRFVERSTAYQPWLWSAGNHEVDYMPYMGEVTPFKNYLQRYTTPYLASKSSNPLWYAVRRASAHIIVLSSYSPFVKYTPQWHWLSEELKRVDREKTPWLIVLMHVPIYNTNEAHFMEGESMRAAFEKWFVEHKVDVIFAGHVHAYERSYRISNVRYNVSSGDRFPVPDKSAPVYITVGDGGNQEGLAARFREPQPDYSAFREASYGHSTLEIKNRTHAIYHWNRNDDGKKVATDEFVLHNQYWGNNIRRRKLKKHYIKSVVADRIAN, from the exons ATGATGAATCATTTACTGATACTCTCTGTGTTCTTGAGCTCAGCCTTGTTTTACGGAGGAGATGCGGGAATCACAAGTAGCTTCATCCGATCCGAATGGCCCGCCGTTGATATCCCACTTGACCATCATGTTTTCAAAGTACCAAAAGGGTATAATGCTCCACAACAAGTGCATATAACTCAAGGTGACTATGATGGTAAAGCTGTTATCGTCTCATGGGTGACACCTGATGAGCCTGGTTCGGGTAAAGTACATTACGGTACGGTTCAAGGGAAGTATGAGTTTACTGCTGAAGGGACATACTCAAACTACACCTTTTACAAATACAAATCTGGGTTTGTTCATCACTGCCTTGTATCTGGCCTTgag TACGATACAAAATACTATTACAAGATCGAAAGTGGTGAATCTTCTCGGGAGTTTTGGTTTGTTACACCACCACATGTGCATCCAGATGCTTCTTACAAGTTTGGTATTATAG GCGATATGGGCCAAACATTCAACTCGTTATCCACACTGGAACACTATATGCAGAGTGGAGCTCAAGCTGTCTTATTTCTTGGAGATCTTTCTTATGCTGACAGATATCAGTATAACGACGTTGGTGTGAGATGGGACAGCTGGGGTCGTTTTGTGGAGCGTAGTACCGCTTATCAACCGTGGCTCTGGTCTGCAGGAAATCATGAAGTTGATTACATGCCATACATG GGGGAAGTGACACCTTTCAAGAACTACCTTCAGCGTTACACTACGCCTTACTTAGCCTCAAAAAGTAGCAATCCTCTCTGGTATGCTGTTAGGCGTGCATCAGCTCACATCATTGTCCTCTCCAGCTATTCGCCATTTG TGAAGTATACCCCGCAATGGCACTGGCTTAGTGAAGAGCTTAAAAGAGTTGACAGGGAGAAAACTCCTTGGCTAATTGTTCTGATGCACGTCCCAATTTACAACACTAATGAAGCACACTTCATGGAGGGTGAAAGCATGCGAGCAGCCTTTGAGAAGTGGTTTGTCGAACACAAAGTTGATGTAATCTTTGCTGGGCATGTTCATGCCTACGAGAGATCG TACCGAATATCGAATGTGCGGTATAACGTGTCAAGCGGAGATCGTTTCCCAGTTCCAGATAAATCGGCTCCAGTTTATATCACAGTTGGAGATGGAGGAAATCAAGAAGGTCTGGCGGCAAG GTTTAGGGAACCACAGCCGGACTATTCTGCATTTCGAGAAGCTAGCTACGGCCACTCTACCCTGGAGATAAAGAACCGAACACACGCCATATACCACTGGAACCGCAATGATGATGGGAAGAAAGTAGCAACGGATGAATTTGTGTTACACAACCAGTACTG GGGAAATAATATTCGACGGAGAAAGCTTAAGAAGCATTATATCAAGAGTGTTGTGGCTGACAGGATTGCCAATTGA